From a single Arachis hypogaea cultivar Tifrunner chromosome 3, arahy.Tifrunner.gnm2.J5K5, whole genome shotgun sequence genomic region:
- the LOC112790319 gene encoding uncharacterized protein codes for MWFVYVCDEGEKELGRQQAPGSCPYCGGKVEAMDVEIQWRCCFLPMCFKIKRKFFCTLCSKRLELYY; via the coding sequence ATGTGGTTTGTGTATGTGTGCGATGAAGGGGAGAAAGAATTGGGAAGGCAACAAGCGCCAGGGTCATGCCCTTACTGCGGTGGCAAGGTTGAAGCCATGGATGTTGAGATCCAATGGAGATGTTGCTTCTTGCCCATGTGcttcaagatcaagaggaagttcTTTTGTACCCTTTGTTCCAAACGcttagaattatattattaa